One window of the Daphnia pulex isolate KAP4 chromosome 8, ASM2113471v1 genome contains the following:
- the LOC124199531 gene encoding uncharacterized protein LOC124199531 has translation MDFTSSLLRLRVSFKWRPRITKNVTDTIRKWVEIHQSNRPHWILLNMEVHHMVKYKGADYNQYLKSMIELGKVLDHFSNFSKVIWLNQYPTIDPAHQEIFSEKIHRYNKDIRNILNNQSNVRIWDSSNSLAEEYVRSCAVNFQRDEVHGEYFAKYVTCKDFIHFGNAALSQATQILFNDICNSKIEITSDDRENL, from the exons ATGGACTTCACTAGTAGCCTGCTTAGACTTCGCGTATCCTTTAAATGGCGACCTCGTATCACTAAAAATGTCACCGATACGATACGGAAATGGGTTGAAATTCATCAATCTAATCGACCTCATTGGATTCTATTAA aTATGGAAGTTCACCACATGGTTAAATACAAGGGAGCAGACTACAATCAGTACTTGAAGAGCATGATAGAGCTTGGGAAAGTACTGgatcatttttctaattttagcAAAGTAATTTGGCTAAACCAATACCCTACAATTGACCCAGCgcatcaggaaattttttctgaaaaaattcaCCGCTACAACAAAGACATCCGAAATATATTGAA tAATCAGAGCAATGTTCGCATTTGGGATTCCAGCAACTCCTTGGCCGAAGAATACGTTCGTAGTTGTGCTGTTAATTTTCAACGTGATGAAGTGCATGGTGAGTATTTTGCAAAATATGTAACATGCAAAGATTTTATCCATTTTGGTAACGCTGCTCTCTCACAAGCGACTCAAATACTGTTTAATGATATTTGTAATTCCAAAATAGAGATTACAAGTGATGATAGGGAAAATCTATAG